A DNA window from Streptomyces canus contains the following coding sequences:
- a CDS encoding putative bifunctional diguanylate cyclase/phosphodiesterase, with translation MEPTESAAPDSRLRRLSGAWRSSRWAGRPSERPGAEGRAAGQYTGAGGAGAAQLTAERAPGMPDSDPDRQLSWPALPTAVVSTAGFVLGAGFYRAFTGGHALFPSGTVGWSLAVLTGIIVGHLVALGRSRWWGGTGSGAALTLAVLLLYGWVPAGMVSLTVVLLVGIARRHRWRQGILHGAVDMLGIATGALVIAVFGQSPSVETPWNPDTWTFSTGPEVVLVAIAYLAVTRALGWYLHSSRHSGLPTVARTALVRQGLVAVALLGIAPLVCVVAVAKPVLLPLFAIPLIALDSTLWMARARAEEQLRDPLTGLPNRQWLLERIWTALDDAERIGARSALMLIDLDRFRSVNDTLGHLAGDRLLLQIADRLRIALPRGAEAARLGGDEFAVLLPVADSTTSATRVARNLVAALSSPLDLDGLTLVLEASAGVAVFPDHAVDAEGLLRRADVAMYQAKRDRTGVEVYESKRDSNTPDRLGLLGDLRRALDAHEVQLHYQPKVRFDGQVAGLEALVRWVHPERGKVPPDEFIAIAESSGLMPHLTEYVLDTALAQVAEWRAHGLFVPVAVNVSPRDVHTPGFAGSVAARLARHGVPAGALQLEITEHVLLEDPSRAADTLAALTGHGVKMSLDDFGTGYSSLVHLRRLPVSELKIDRSFVAKLAVDTEDAEIVRCTVDLAHSLGLLVVAEGVEDDETWERLRDMGCDAVQGWLVAAAMPPEETTAWLLARGSRGWQRPRAALPAAE, from the coding sequence ATGGAACCGACCGAGAGCGCCGCCCCGGACTCACGGCTGCGCCGGCTCAGCGGCGCATGGCGGTCGAGCCGCTGGGCCGGGCGGCCTTCGGAGCGTCCGGGCGCCGAGGGGCGTGCCGCCGGACAGTACACCGGGGCCGGCGGCGCCGGTGCCGCACAGCTCACCGCCGAGCGCGCCCCCGGTATGCCGGACTCCGATCCTGACCGACAGCTGTCCTGGCCCGCCCTGCCCACGGCGGTCGTCTCGACGGCCGGATTCGTGCTGGGGGCGGGCTTCTACCGGGCGTTCACCGGTGGCCACGCCCTCTTCCCGTCCGGCACCGTCGGCTGGTCGCTGGCCGTGCTGACCGGCATCATCGTCGGCCATCTGGTCGCCCTCGGCCGGTCCCGCTGGTGGGGCGGCACCGGCTCGGGCGCCGCCCTGACACTCGCCGTCCTGCTGCTGTACGGCTGGGTGCCCGCCGGAATGGTCAGCCTCACCGTCGTCCTGCTGGTCGGCATAGCCCGGCGCCACCGCTGGCGGCAGGGCATTCTGCACGGCGCGGTGGACATGCTCGGCATAGCCACCGGCGCCCTGGTCATCGCCGTGTTCGGTCAGTCGCCGTCCGTCGAGACCCCCTGGAACCCCGACACCTGGACCTTCTCCACCGGCCCCGAGGTGGTCCTGGTCGCCATCGCCTACCTCGCGGTCACCCGGGCCCTGGGCTGGTATCTGCACTCCTCCCGGCACTCCGGTCTGCCCACCGTGGCCCGCACCGCCCTGGTCAGACAGGGCCTGGTCGCGGTCGCGTTGCTCGGCATCGCCCCGCTGGTGTGCGTGGTCGCCGTCGCCAAGCCCGTGCTGCTCCCGCTGTTCGCGATCCCCCTCATCGCCCTCGACTCCACGCTGTGGATGGCCCGTGCCCGCGCCGAGGAGCAACTGCGCGACCCGCTGACCGGACTGCCCAACCGGCAGTGGCTCCTGGAGCGCATCTGGACCGCCCTGGACGACGCCGAGCGCATCGGCGCCCGGTCCGCCCTGATGCTCATCGACCTCGACCGCTTCCGCTCGGTCAACGACACCCTGGGACACCTCGCCGGTGACCGGCTGCTCCTCCAGATCGCCGACCGGCTGCGGATCGCGCTGCCGCGCGGGGCGGAGGCGGCGCGGCTCGGCGGCGACGAGTTCGCCGTCTTACTGCCGGTCGCCGACTCCACGACCTCCGCCACCCGGGTCGCCCGCAACCTGGTCGCGGCCCTCAGCTCCCCGCTCGACCTCGACGGGCTCACCCTCGTCCTGGAGGCCAGCGCCGGGGTCGCCGTCTTCCCCGACCACGCCGTGGACGCCGAGGGACTGCTGCGGCGGGCGGACGTGGCGATGTACCAGGCCAAGCGGGACCGTACGGGCGTAGAGGTGTACGAGTCCAAGCGGGACTCCAACACGCCGGACCGGCTCGGGCTGCTCGGCGACCTGCGCCGGGCGCTGGACGCGCACGAGGTGCAGCTGCACTACCAGCCCAAGGTCCGCTTCGACGGACAGGTCGCCGGTCTGGAGGCGCTGGTGCGCTGGGTGCATCCGGAGCGCGGGAAGGTACCGCCGGACGAGTTCATCGCGATCGCCGAGTCGTCCGGACTGATGCCCCACCTCACGGAGTACGTCCTCGACACGGCTCTCGCCCAGGTCGCCGAGTGGCGGGCGCACGGCCTGTTCGTCCCGGTGGCGGTCAACGTCTCCCCGCGTGACGTCCACACCCCGGGCTTCGCCGGCTCGGTGGCCGCGCGCCTCGCCCGGCACGGCGTCCCCGCGGGCGCCCTCCAACTGGAGATCACCGAGCACGTCCTCCTCGAGGACCCCTCGCGGGCCGCGGACACTCTCGCGGCACTGACCGGGCACGGCGTGAAGATGTCCCTGGACGACTTCGGCACGGGCTACTCCTCCCTGGTCCACCTGCGCCGCCTCCCCGTCAGCGAACTGAAGATCGACCGCTCGTTCGTGGCCAAGCTGGCCGTCGACACCGAGGACGCGGAGATCGTCCGCTGCACCGTCGACCTCGCGCACTCCCTGGGCCTCCTGGTCGTGGCGGAGGGCGTGGAGGACGACGAGACCTGGGAGCGGTTGCGCGACATGGGCTGCGACGCCGTACAGGGCTGGCTGGTGGCGGCGGCGATGCCCCCGGAGGAGACGACGGCGTGGCTTCTGGCCAGGGGATCGAGGGGCTGGCAGCGACCGAGGGCCGCGCTGCCGGCGGCGGAGTGA
- the gatC gene encoding Asp-tRNA(Asn)/Glu-tRNA(Gln) amidotransferase subunit GatC, whose protein sequence is MPGITREEVAHLARLARLELKPEELEHFAGQLDDIIGAVARVSEVADQDVPPTSHPLPLTNVMRADEVRPSLTPEQALSGAPAQEQQRFKVPQILGED, encoded by the coding sequence ATGCCTGGCATCACGCGCGAGGAGGTCGCCCACCTCGCACGGCTGGCGCGTCTGGAGCTGAAGCCCGAAGAGCTCGAGCACTTCGCGGGACAGCTGGACGACATCATCGGCGCGGTCGCACGCGTCAGTGAGGTCGCCGACCAAGACGTACCGCCGACCTCGCACCCGCTCCCGCTGACGAACGTCATGCGCGCGGACGAGGTCCGTCCGTCGCTCACCCCCGAGCAGGCGCTCTCCGGCGCCCCGGCCCAGGAGCAGCAGCGTTTCAAGGTGCCGCAGATCCTGGGGGAGGACTAA
- the gatA gene encoding Asp-tRNA(Asn)/Glu-tRNA(Gln) amidotransferase subunit GatA — protein sequence MTDNVTIIKLTAAETAAKIASGELTAVQVTEAHLARIEAVDEKVHAFLHVDREGALAQARAVDEKRAKGEKLGPLAGVPLALKDIFTTEGVPTTVGSKILEGWIPPYDATVTKRLKAADVVILGKTNMDEFAMGSSTENSAYGPTGNPWDLTRIPGGSGGGSSAALASFQAPLAIGTDTGGSIRQPAAVTGTVGVKPTYGAVSRYGMVAFSSSLDQGGPCARTVLDAALLHEVIAGHDPLDSTSIDAPVPAVVEAARNGSVEGMRVGVVKQFRGEGYQAGVIQRFDESVALLKELGAEIVELDCPSFDLALSAYYLIAPSECSSNLARFDGLRYGLRTGDDGTHSAEEVTSLTREAGFGPEVKRRIMLGTYALSSGYYDAYYGSAQKVRTLITRDFEKAFEQVDVIVSPTTPTTAFPIGERADDPMAMYLADLCTIPTNLAGNAAMSLPCGLAPEDNLPVGLQIIAPALKDERLYKVGAAVEAAFVERWGHPLLEEAPSL from the coding sequence ATGACGGACAACGTCACCATCATCAAGCTGACCGCCGCCGAGACCGCCGCGAAGATCGCTTCCGGTGAGCTCACGGCCGTACAGGTCACCGAGGCCCACCTCGCCCGTATCGAGGCCGTCGACGAGAAGGTGCACGCCTTCCTGCACGTCGACCGCGAGGGCGCCCTCGCGCAGGCCCGTGCCGTCGACGAGAAGCGGGCCAAGGGCGAGAAGCTCGGCCCGCTGGCCGGCGTCCCGCTCGCACTCAAGGACATCTTCACCACCGAGGGCGTCCCGACGACCGTCGGCTCGAAGATCCTCGAGGGCTGGATCCCGCCGTACGACGCGACCGTCACCAAGCGGCTGAAGGCCGCCGACGTCGTCATCCTCGGCAAGACCAACATGGACGAGTTCGCCATGGGGTCGTCGACGGAGAACAGCGCGTACGGCCCGACCGGCAACCCCTGGGACCTCACCAGGATCCCCGGCGGCTCCGGCGGTGGGTCGAGTGCCGCGCTCGCCTCCTTCCAGGCCCCCCTCGCCATCGGCACCGACACCGGCGGCTCCATTCGCCAGCCGGCCGCCGTCACCGGCACGGTCGGCGTGAAGCCGACGTACGGCGCGGTCTCCCGCTACGGCATGGTCGCCTTCTCCTCCTCCCTCGACCAGGGCGGCCCCTGCGCCCGTACGGTCCTGGACGCGGCCCTGCTGCACGAGGTCATCGCCGGGCACGACCCGCTCGACTCCACCTCGATCGACGCCCCGGTCCCGGCGGTCGTCGAGGCCGCCCGCAACGGCAGCGTCGAGGGCATGCGCGTCGGCGTGGTCAAGCAGTTCCGCGGCGAGGGCTACCAGGCCGGTGTCATCCAGCGCTTCGACGAGTCCGTGGCTCTGCTCAAGGAGCTGGGCGCCGAGATCGTCGAGCTGGACTGCCCGTCCTTCGACCTCGCGCTGTCGGCGTACTACCTGATCGCGCCGTCCGAGTGCTCGTCCAACCTCGCCCGCTTCGACGGCCTGCGCTACGGCCTGCGGACCGGCGACGACGGCACCCACTCGGCGGAGGAGGTCACCTCCCTCACCCGTGAGGCGGGCTTCGGCCCCGAGGTCAAGCGCCGCATCATGCTCGGCACGTACGCCCTGTCGAGCGGTTACTACGACGCCTACTACGGCTCGGCGCAGAAGGTCCGCACGCTCATCACGCGCGACTTCGAGAAGGCCTTCGAGCAGGTCGACGTGATCGTCTCCCCGACGACCCCGACCACCGCCTTCCCGATCGGCGAGCGCGCCGACGACCCGATGGCGATGTACCTGGCCGACCTCTGCACCATCCCGACCAACCTCGCGGGCAACGCGGCCATGTCGCTGCCGTGCGGTCTGGCGCCCGAGGACAACCTGCCCGTCGGCCTCCAGATCATCGCCCCGGCCCTGAAGGACGAGCGTCTTTACAAGGTCGGCGCAGCCGTCGAGGCCGCCTTCGTGGAAAGGTGGGGTCACCCGCTCCTGGAGGAGGCACCGTCGCTGTGA
- the gatB gene encoding Asp-tRNA(Asn)/Glu-tRNA(Gln) amidotransferase subunit GatB, with translation MTTTTDLVSYEDALASYDPVMGLEVHVELGTKTKMFCGCSTELGQDANTQTCPTCLGLPGALPVVNAIGIESAIKIGLALNCEIAEWCRFARKNYFYPDMPKNFQTSQYDEPIAFNGYLDVQLEDGETFRVEIERAHMEEDTGKSTHVGGATGRIHGASHSLLDYNRAGIPLIEIVTKPIEGAGERAPEVAKAYVRELREVIKALGVSEARMEMGQMRCDVNLSLRPNGTEKFGTRSETKNVNSLRSVERAARFEIQRHAAVLSSGGTIIQETRHFHEDTGSTTSGRVKEEAEDYRYFPEPDLVPVAPSREWVEEIRAALPELPLARRNRLVAEWGITALDMQAILNAGALDPIVATIDAGADAASARKWWMGELARSANESGKSLDELAITPEQVAGVTELVSKGDLNDKLARQVIEGVLAGEGTPDEVVDKRGLKVVSDEGALGAAVDEAIAGNPGIADKIRSGKVAAAGALVGAVMKATRGQADAARVKELILEKLGVGEG, from the coding sequence GTGACCACCACGACCGACCTGGTGTCGTACGAGGACGCTCTCGCGTCGTACGACCCCGTCATGGGCCTTGAGGTCCATGTCGAACTCGGCACCAAGACCAAGATGTTCTGCGGCTGTTCGACCGAGCTCGGTCAGGACGCCAACACGCAGACCTGTCCCACCTGCCTCGGCCTGCCCGGCGCGCTCCCGGTCGTCAACGCGATCGGCATCGAGTCGGCCATCAAGATCGGTCTCGCGCTCAACTGCGAGATCGCCGAGTGGTGCCGATTCGCCCGGAAGAACTACTTCTATCCGGACATGCCGAAGAACTTCCAGACCTCCCAGTACGACGAGCCGATCGCCTTCAATGGCTACCTTGACGTCCAGCTGGAGGACGGCGAGACCTTCCGGGTGGAGATCGAGCGCGCCCACATGGAGGAGGACACCGGCAAGTCGACCCACGTGGGCGGCGCGACGGGCCGTATCCACGGCGCCTCGCATTCGCTGCTCGACTACAACCGCGCCGGCATCCCGCTCATCGAGATCGTCACCAAGCCGATCGAGGGTGCGGGTGAGCGCGCTCCCGAGGTGGCGAAGGCGTACGTCCGTGAGCTGCGCGAGGTCATCAAGGCGCTCGGTGTGTCGGAAGCCCGCATGGAGATGGGCCAGATGCGCTGTGACGTGAACCTGTCGCTGCGCCCGAACGGCACCGAGAAGTTCGGCACGCGTTCCGAGACGAAGAACGTCAACTCGCTGCGGTCCGTGGAGCGCGCGGCCCGTTTCGAGATCCAGCGGCACGCGGCCGTCCTGAGCAGTGGCGGGACGATCATCCAGGAGACCCGGCACTTCCACGAGGACACGGGGTCCACGACCTCGGGCCGCGTGAAGGAAGAGGCCGAGGACTACCGGTACTTCCCCGAGCCGGACCTCGTTCCGGTGGCCCCCTCGCGCGAGTGGGTCGAGGAGATCCGGGCGGCGCTCCCCGAGCTGCCGCTGGCCCGCCGCAACCGGCTCGTCGCCGAGTGGGGCATCACGGCCCTCGACATGCAGGCGATCCTCAACGCCGGCGCCCTGGACCCGATCGTCGCCACGATCGACGCCGGTGCCGACGCGGCCTCCGCCCGCAAGTGGTGGATGGGCGAACTCGCCCGCAGCGCCAACGAGTCCGGCAAGTCACTGGACGAGTTGGCCATCACGCCGGAGCAGGTCGCCGGGGTCACCGAGCTGGTCTCCAAGGGTGACCTGAACGACAAGCTGGCCCGCCAGGTCATCGAAGGCGTCCTCGCGGGCGAAGGCACCCCGGACGAGGTCGTCGACAAGCGCGGTCTGAAGGTCGTCTCCGACGAGGGCGCCCTGGGTGCCGCCGTCGACGAGGCCATCGCCGGGAACCCGGGCATCGCCGACAAGATCCGCTCCGGCAAGGTCGCCGCGGCCGGCGCCCTGGTCGGCGCGGTCATGAAGGCGACCCGCGGTCAGGCCGACGCGGCTCGCGTCAAGGAGCTGATCCTGGAGAAGCTGGGCGTCGGCGAAGGCTGA
- a CDS encoding SAM-dependent methyltransferase: protein MPDDITPSMTGPSSEDLTRRLTQARYPRSNSYDVRWVIENQMGPNALWLLEWLAPALGLDTLRPCARVLDLGCGRAMTSVFLAREYDVQVTAADLWIKPDENAERIAEAGFADRVLPVHTEAHDLPFAEGSFDAIVSIDAYQYFGTNDLYLPTLTRLLKPGGRIGVVVPAVREEIEGVEPPAHLKQWWQSDFWCFHSADWWRRHWTRSGAVEVETADWQPDGWKDWLLWCDVIAEESPEEFHRTMAREVGEMVRADQGRSLGFVRLVGRRK from the coding sequence ATGCCAGACGACATCACCCCGTCCATGACGGGGCCCTCGAGTGAGGACCTCACCCGGCGGCTGACCCAGGCCCGCTACCCGCGCAGCAACAGCTACGACGTCCGCTGGGTCATCGAGAACCAGATGGGCCCGAACGCGCTGTGGCTGCTGGAGTGGCTCGCGCCCGCCCTGGGCCTGGACACCCTGCGGCCCTGCGCCCGGGTTCTCGACCTGGGCTGCGGCCGTGCGATGACCTCGGTCTTCCTGGCCAGGGAGTACGACGTCCAGGTCACCGCGGCCGACCTGTGGATCAAGCCCGACGAGAACGCCGAGCGCATCGCCGAGGCCGGTTTCGCCGACCGGGTGCTGCCCGTGCACACCGAGGCACACGACCTGCCCTTCGCCGAGGGCAGCTTCGATGCGATCGTGAGCATCGACGCGTACCAGTACTTCGGCACCAACGACCTCTATCTGCCCACGCTGACCCGGTTGTTGAAGCCGGGCGGGCGGATCGGGGTCGTGGTGCCCGCGGTACGGGAGGAGATCGAGGGCGTGGAGCCGCCCGCGCATCTCAAGCAGTGGTGGCAGTCCGACTTCTGGTGCTTCCACTCGGCCGACTGGTGGAGGCGGCACTGGACCCGCAGCGGGGCTGTCGAGGTCGAGACGGCCGACTGGCAGCCGGACGGCTGGAAGGACTGGCTGCTGTGGTGCGACGTGATCGCCGAGGAGAGCCCCGAGGAGTTCCATCGCACGATGGCCCGTGAGGTCGGCGAGATGGTACGGGCCGACCAAGGGCGGTCGTTGGGTTTCGTACGGCTCGTAGGACGCCGTAAGTAA